The Pseudomonas fluorescens nucleotide sequence CCAGGCGCAGGTCCTGGGGTTCGATGTTCTCCACCACGGTGACGTGGAATTGGCGTGGCAGGCAGATGATCGCCATCATTGCCACGCCGGTCTGCACGATCATCGACGGCCAGTTGATGGTCTCGTTCCAGAAGCCTTCCAGGCGCGGCGCCAGTTGCGCCTTGCTGAACAGGTCTTCGAAGCCGTTGAACAGGCCGAAGGTGACGAAGGCGCCGACGGCGAGGAACGCCAGCAGCTTGACCAGCGATTCGAAGGCAATCGCCAGGACCATGCCGCGGTGGTGTTCGGTGACGTCCAGGCTGCGCGTGCCGAAGACAATCGAGAACAGCGCCAGTACCAGCGACACCACCAGCGCGGTGTCCTGCACGCGGCTGCCGGTGGCGTCGGCGCCGGCACCGATCAGCAGGTTGACGCCGAGCACGATGCCCTTGAGCTGCAGGGCGATGTACGGCAGCACGCCGATCAGGCAAATCAGCGCCACCACCACCGCCAGGCTCTGGGATTTACCGTAGCGGGCGGCGATGAAGTCGGCGATCGAGGTGATGTTTTCCTGTTTGCTGATCAGCACCATCTTCTGCAGCACCCAGGGGGCGAACAGCAGCAGCAATACAGGACCCAGGTAGATTGGCAGGAACGCCCAGAGTTGTTCGGCGGCCTGGCCGACCGCGCCGAAGAAGGTCCAGCTGGTGCAGTACACCGCCAGCGACAGGCTGTACACCCAGGCACGCAGGCGCGGCGGCAGCGGTGTGCTGCGGCGATCGCCGTAGAAGGCGATGGCGAACATGATGGCCATATAGGCCAGGGCGACCACGGCGATCAGCCCACTGGACAGCGACATGACAACTCCGAAACAAAAGGGTGATTCAGCCTGACAGCGAACCTCGATCAATCAGTCTGGCACGCCGCCGAGGCTTCGTCAGCGCCGACGATGGTCGCAGTGGCAGAGCGTCGCAGGTCTTAGCCGGGCAGGGCCAGCTCAAGCAGGCCGTGGAGCTGTTCCAGCGTCGGTGGCGCTTCGGCGAACAAGGTGCGGTAGACGGTCGGCGCGACCAGCAAATCCAGCAGGCGCTCGATGTCTGGCAGGGCCTCGCCGCGTGCTTGGGCGCGGTCGAGGATGACCTGCAACTGCCCACGCAGGATGTTGGTGCAGTAACCCGGGCAGGCGCTGCTGAGTACGTCGCGCATCAGGTTGCGACCAGGTTCGGAGGTGATTTCGTCGAGGTACTGCTCGGCCCAGGCGCGCAGGTCGCTGCGCAGCTCGCCGGTGTCGAGCGGCGCCACGTCGGGCAGCACACGCTCGACGGCGACATCGGCCAGCAAGGCTGCGAGTTCCCCCCAGCGCCGGTAGATGGTCGAGGGCGTGACGCCGGCGCGGGCGGCAATTTGCGGCACGGTCAGGTTCGCGCGGTCCTGCTCGTTGAGCAGTTCGCGTACCGCCGCATGTACCGATGCCTGCACACGGGCGCTGCGACCACCCGTGCGGATACCTTCTTTAATCGCCATCGGTCGACCTTAACACAAAGGGTTTGCGTTAAGGAATGAAGGCGGTCAGACTGCGCAAAAGCTAAATAATTGCTTTAGCGGAGTCCTGACCATGTTTGCCTTGTTCAAAGCCCCGGCCTCGCGGCGTTTTCGCCTGGTGCTGCTGGCGATTGCCCTGCTCGGTTTTCTCGCCGCGTCGAGCACTCCGACACCCTTGTATCACCTGTACCAGCAAGCCTGGCAGTTTTCGGCGGTTACCCTGACGCTGATTTTCGCCGTGTATGCCGTCAGCTTGCTGGCGGCGTTGTTGACGGTTGGTTCGCTGTCGGACTACCTCGGGCGGCGGCCGTTGATCTTCACCGCGCTGGTACTGGAAAGCCTCTCCATGCTGTTGTTCCTGCAGGCCGACAGCGTCGGTTGGTTGATCGCCGCGCGAATCCTGCAAGGCTTTGCCACCGGCATGGCCACCAGCGTGCTGGGGGCGGCGTTGCTTGATATCGACCGCGAGCAGGGGCCGCTGGTCAACAGCCTGACGCCCTTGCTCGGCATGGCCAGCGGCGCGCTGGGTACCGGTTTGCTGGTGGAGTTTGCGCCGTGGCCGCTGCGTTTGGCGTACTGGCTGCTGCTGGGGCTGTTCGTGACCCTGGCGTTGCTGGTGTGGCGTTTGCCCGAGAGCGTCAGCCGCCAGCCCGGCGCCCTGGCATCCTTGCGCCCGGCCCTGCATGTGCCGCC carries:
- a CDS encoding MFS transporter is translated as MFALFKAPASRRFRLVLLAIALLGFLAASSTPTPLYHLYQQAWQFSAVTLTLIFAVYAVSLLAALLTVGSLSDYLGRRPLIFTALVLESLSMLLFLQADSVGWLIAARILQGFATGMATSVLGAALLDIDREQGPLVNSLTPLLGMASGALGTGLLVEFAPWPLRLAYWLLLGLFVTLALLVWRLPESVSRQPGALASLRPALHVPPQARAAVWRMLPVNVAGWALGGFFLSLAPSLAREATGATSNLVGGGLVAALTVTGAMAIYTLRLRPAGQILRLGTVVLPVGMLLILLALHRGELGLFFMATVVTGVGFGASFLGALRSIMPLAEAHERAGLMATFYVLSYLAFCVPAMLAGWMVRSFGLVPTGEVYALGVIILCAVAAVLSLPLRALSRG
- a CDS encoding TetR/AcrR family transcriptional regulator, which encodes MAIKEGIRTGGRSARVQASVHAAVRELLNEQDRANLTVPQIAARAGVTPSTIYRRWGELAALLADVAVERVLPDVAPLDTGELRSDLRAWAEQYLDEITSEPGRNLMRDVLSSACPGYCTNILRGQLQVILDRAQARGEALPDIERLLDLLVAPTVYRTLFAEAPPTLEQLHGLLELALPG